The DNA segment GGCCCTTGGTCAGGTGGGCCCGGTATTCCGGCCCCTCGTACCACCGCTGCCGGCGGGAGGCCTCGGCGTCCTCGACCAGCTTCTCGACCTCGGCGTCGTCGTCGACCTGGAAGAGGTCGAGCAGAGCCCGCAGGTCGGTGACCGACACCGCGACCTCTCCCCCCTCGATCCTCTGAATCTTCGACAGTGACCAGCTCAGGCGCTTGGCCACCTCGGACTGATTCATGCCCGTCGCCGCCCGGTAGCGACGAAGGGCGAAGCGGACCCGCCGCCGGGCGACGGCCGGGGGTTCTCCCTGCATGGCAGCCATGCCATCCCGTCCCGACTGGAACGACTGGATCAGCCGTACCTCAATCTGCTACATGTCAGATAGAAACCTAGCACTGTGCGTAACCGAAAGACCTCGCCCCGGAGCCATCTGGCCGAATGGTGAACAGACGGGCCCGCCGCGATGATCGCGACGAGCCCGTCCCCTCCGCCGTACCGCACCCGGGAATCAGCCCGCCTCCCTCGCCAGCCGCTCCAGGCTCCGCTGCAGACCACGGCACACCTGCTCGAACTCCCGCTGGTCGGAGGAGCTGAACAGCCGCGCGTACTCCTGGCCGCAGACGGCGACCAGATCCCACCGGGGCGGCGGCCGCCGGCTCAGCGAGAAGGCGGCGTGCACCAGCAGCACGATGACGATCACCGCACCGAGCACCGCCGACTCCCTGCCGACCAGGGGAATCGCCACGACCGCACCGGCCAGCGCGGAGAGCCCCATCACCTGATGCGCGCCGGCGCCGGGTGCTTGGTAGCGGACGATGTGGACGTCCCGCAGCGCGCGGACCGGGAACCGCCGCAAGCCCGCCACCTCGAAGAACTCGTCGGTGATGAGGACTCGCGGACCTCGATAGAAAACTGACAATTGCGTCTCCTCCCCCTCGCCGGGGCTTGCCGACGGAGGGGAGGTGCGTACGATGAAAAGCGAGTGAGTCCCCTCCGAGAGACGGGACCTCCGGCGGCATCCAGCTGCAACTGGGTGCCGCCTTTTCCGTGAGTACCGGTCAGTCCACTCTCTGTAACAGAAGTATGTCGCCCGGACGACATGATCGCTATACGTCTATTTGCTGTATAGCTGTTACGCCCCTCGGCGTGTCGCGAAGCCGCCCTCACCCCGCCTGAGGCATCCTAGGAACCTAGCCGGAAATCCGATGCTGAAATCCGACCCCGGAAGCCGGCGGATCAGAGAGGGCGGGCAGATGACGATCAATCCGGGCAGCCCGGAGTTCCCCCACCGGCAGATCTCCAACCAGCTCAAGGAACGCGTGCGGCGCGGCGACTGGCAGCCCGGCGAGCGCCTGCCCTCGATCCCCGCGATGGCCGAGATGTTCGGCGTCGCCAAGCAGACCGTCCAGCGCGCCGTCGACCAGCTCCGGGTCGAGGGCATCCTGATCACCAAACCCGGATCCGGCACGTACGTGCGGGGCACCCGGCGGCGGCTGAACCGCCTCTCCCGCGGCCGTTACGGACTCCACCGCGGCTACCACGCCGACCTCGCCGCGCGATACCGCCAGCAGCTCGTCCGCGTCGGCCGGGAGCCCGCGCCGCCGGAGGTGGCCGACGCGTTCGGCGTGCGGGACGGCACCGAGCTGCTCGTCCGCAGGCACGTGGTCCGCACCGACGAGGCGACGGTGGAGCTGGGCGCGTCCTGGTTCCGGGTCACCGACGCGAGCGGCACCTCGCTGGAACGGCTCGAGGCGTTCGGCCGGCCCCTCTACCAGGAGGCGGAGGAGGCGATCGGGCGGCGGTACGCGCAGGCCACCGACACGATCAGCGCCCGGCAGCCCAGCCGGGAGGAGGCGGAGATCCTCCAGATCCGGCCGGACACCCCGGTGCTGCATCTGCTGCACGTCGCGTTCGACGAGAGCCGCAAGCCGATCGAGGTGGCCCAGGCGACCTGGCCCGGGCCGATGACGACGCTGACCGAGGAGTACCGGATCCCGGAGCCGGCCGCCGACCCCGACCCGGATCCGGGGCTGTCACTGGCCTGAGATCCGGGACTGTCACTGGCCTGAGATCCGGGACTGTCACTGGCCTGAGATCCGGGACTGTCACTGGCCTGAGATGCGGGCGAGCACGGACACCGCGGCGCCCGGCTCCTCGAAGATCGCCCGGTGCCCGGCGCCCGGGATGACGTACAGCTGTTTCGACGGCGCTCGCAGCGCGCGGTACCAGGGATCGAACAGCTCGGCCAGCCCGCGCATCTCGTCACCGCCCTGCAGGAAGTAGGCCGGGACCTCCAGCCGCGGGACGTCCCGGCGCAGGTCGACGTCCTGCAGGCGCGGGTAGAGGGTGTCCCAGGTGTCGACCATCGCGGTCAGCGCGTGCGCCTTGTCCAGCAGCGAGTATTCCGGGGCGCCGAGCCCGAGATCGGTCGCACGCTGGTCATAGGCGGCGTTCTCGTGGAGCAGGAACGGCTCATAACCCCAGAATTTCTCGTACGGGGGAAAGCCCTGCTCTTCCAGCTGCTCGACCACGCCCGCCCGGCCGTCGGCCCGGGCCCAGCTCAGGATGTCGGCGTAGAAGATCCGGTCACTGGCCAGCAGGTCGACGGCCTGCCCGGTCCCGATGTAGGCCGCGTAGCGCCACGGTTCCCGGAAGGCCGCCAGCGCCCCCGGTATGGAACCGCCGGAGTACGCGAGCAGGTAGATCTTCGGCTGCTGGAACCGCCTGCTCAAGTACGCGGTGACGGTCAGGACGTCGGCCGTCTCGTCGTCGACCGTGACGTCCGGCGACGGGAACGCGCGCCGGTCCATCGTGGCGACCACGAAGTGCCGCTCCAAGCCGGGCAGCGCGGTGCGCATCGCGGCCCGCTCCGAACTGCCCGGGGCCCCGGGGACGAAGAGCAGCACCGGCTTCGCCGGATCGGCGCCGCGGATCATCAGAGGCAGGCCGTCCACCTTCGTCAGCTCGGCTATCCCGCCGGCTATCGGCGCGGTGCGGGCCGGGATCGCGAACGCCGTGATCAGCGCCGTGAGCAGGACGAGCGGCACACCCCGGGTGATGCGGCGCCGCCCCCGCCCGCACCAGACGCCCAGGATCATCGGCAGCAGGGCGAGGACGCCGTGCACCCCACGGCCGGTGACCAGGGAGATCGCCCCGAACGGGCTGAGGTGCGGCAGATCGACGGACGGTCCTGTGGTGCGGATCCGGACGAGCTCGACCGTCACGGCGTACAGCAGAGGGGCGGTGAGGAAAGCCCAGCGTGAGCGGGCCGCAAGCGCGCCCACGACGAAGCTCGCGGCGATCGTCGTGATCGCCTCGAGGGTGGTGAGCGGGCCGCGCGGGGTCCACCAGGCGGAGAGCGCGCCCCAGATCATTACCGGAATCAACCATCGCATGGCAGCGACGATGCCGGTGACACCGCGCGCTCCACAGCCGACGGAGGACGCCCCGGAGACCATACTTTGGTAGCTGGTCGCACGGTGCGCGGCGCTCCTAGGCTTCAGGCATGTTCTTCGCCCTGCTGGTGCCGGATCCCGGCGACGCGACCGTCCGCGACCGGGTCGCCGACGGCATCGCGATCGTGCTGGCCCTGCTCTACGGCTCGGTCATGATCGTGCTCGGCGACGCGACCCGCCCGGGGGCGCTGCTGTCCTGGCCGGTCGATGTCGCGGTGGGCGCCGCGTGCACGGCCGCCCTCCTGCTCCGCCGACGGCACCCGGTGGCCGTGACGGCGGCGCTGCTGCCGTTCGGCGCGATCTCGGTGATGGCGACGGGTCCGATTCTGATCGCCCTCTTCTCCGCGGCGATCCGGTGCCGGCCCCCGCTGGTGCTGGCGCTCGGCGCGGTGAACGTGGCCGCCGCGGGCGTCTACTTCGTCCTGCACGGCGATCCGGCGTTCGACGTCTGGGTCGACTTCGCGATGCGCGGGCTGGTCACCGCCGCGGCGATCGGCTGGGGGCTGTTCACCCAGGCCTACCGGCGGCTCACCGCGTCGCTGCGGGAGCAGGCGGCCCGGCTCACGGCCGAGCAGCAACTCCGCGCCGAGCAGGCGAAACTCACCGAGCGGGCGCGCATCGCCCGCGAGATGCACGACGTGCTCGCCCACCGGATGTCACTGATCAGCCTGCACGCCGGCGCCCTGGAGGTGCGCGGGACGGTCTCGCCCGAAGAGCTGTCCCTCGCGGCCGGCGCGATCCGGACCGGCGCCCACGAGGCGCTGGAGGAGCTGCGCTCGGTCGTGGGCGTGCCCCGATCGTCGCAGCCGGAGCCGCCGCAACCCGGCCTGGCCGACGTTCCGGTCCTGGTGGCGGGCGTGCGCGAGGCCGGCATGACGATCGACTTCAGGAGCGCCGTCCCGGCCGACGGGCCGCCGGTGGTGCTGGGCCGGGCCGCCTACCGGATCATCCAGGAAGGTCTCACCAACGCCCGCCGGCACGGTTCGGGCCCGGCCGCCTCGGTCCGCCTCCTGGGCACCGCCGGCCAGACCCTGCGGATCACCGTCACCAACCCCCTTCCGCACCGGCCGCCCGCACCCTCCGCCGCCTCCTCCGGCCGCGGCCTGGTCGGCATCACCGAACGCGTCGAGCTGGCCGGCGGCACCGTCCGCTTCGGCCCCGTCCGCGGCGCTTTCGAACTGGAGGCCGAGCTGCCGTGGCCGGCCTGAACCCGCCCTTCTCCCCCGACACCACCGCGGCGGTGACCACGCCGCCGCCCGGCCCCGGCGGCGCGGCGGTGACCGCGTCTCTTCACGGCCCTCGCGGCGCGGCGGTGACCACGCCTCTTCACGGCCCTCGCGGCGCGGCGGTGACCGCGCCTCTTCGCGGCCTCGGCGGGGCGGCGGTGCGCAGCGGGGTCTCGCGGTGAGCGCGGCCGGGGTCGTCGCGGGCGGGCGGCCCATCCGGCTGCTGCTCGTCGACGACGATCCGCTCGTGCGGGCCGGGCTGCGGATCCTCGTGGGCGGTTCCGGTGACATCGAGGTGGTGGGTGAGGCGGGCGACGGCGCGGAGGCGGTCACCGCGGCCGAGGCGCACTGGCCCGACGTCGTGCTCATGGACGTCCGCATGCCCCGGGTCGACGGGCTGGCCGCGACCCGGCGGATCCGCGGCCGGGCGAACGCGCCGCACGTCATCGTGCTGACCACGTTCGACGTCGACGACTACGTGCTGGAGGCGCTCCGGGGCGGCGCCAGCGGGTTCCTGCTCAAGGACACGCCGCCCCGGGAGATCCTGCAGGCCGTCCGCGCGGTGGCCTCGGGAGCGGCGATCCTCTCCCCCACCGCGATCCGCCGCCTGATCGACCATGTGGCCGACCCGGCGGCCGGCACCCGGCGCGCCCGGGCCCGCAGCCGCCTGGCCGAGCTCACCGGCCGCGAGACGGAGGTGGCGGTGCTCGTCGGCCGGGGCAGGTCCAACGCCGAGATCGCGGCGGAGCTGTCCATGGGTGTGCCGACGGTGAAGGGGCACGTGTCCCGGCTGCTGACCAAGCTGGACCTGAACAACCGCGTGCAGATCGCCCTGCTCGTCCACGACGCCGAGCTGCTCTGAGGCGGCTCAGGCCAGGACCGGCGGTGACGACGGCCGGGGTTCGGCTGAGCGGGTGAGCGACCGGGCCGTCAGCGCGAACCCCGCCAGCAGCAGGAGCGGGCCGATCACGCCGGCCGGGCCCAGGCCGAGGGTGAGGAAGGCGACGATGCCGGCCGCCACGAGAGCCGCGTGCCACCAGCGGGTCAGGCCGTTCGCTGCGGCGCCGGCCGCTACCGCGATCAGGCCCAGCAGGCTGAAGACCATGCCGGGCAACGCCCAGCCGACCGTGAACGGCACGAACCCGCCGAGGGTGTCGCTCACGCGGGTGGCCGTCGCCTCGTCGAGCACCTGACGGGCCGCCAGGTCGGCGCTGTCACCGATCATCAGGCCGCTGAAGTTGGCCAGGGCCACCACCGTCACCGCCGCTGCCACCCGGGTGAAGCGGCCGGCACGGGAGGCGATGAGCATGACGGCCGGGATGAAGAGGACCCAGCCCAGGTGCAGGAGCAGCGCGCTCACCTGCGTCTGCACCGGCTTGGCGACGGCATCGACGATGTCGCCACTCCAGTCCGGGACCGTCGCCATGCCGGCGGCGAAGGCGAGCGGCGCCGCGTACAGGGAGAAGAGGCCGAACCGGCGCACGAAGGCCGGGAAGACGGCGGGCTCGGCCGGTGGCTGGTGCGGATGCAGCAGACGCCGGGCCGCGAAGCAGTAGGCGCCGATCAGCACGACCGGGCCGGTCAGGCAGAGGGGCACCGGGGAGATGGCGAAGGCCAGGTAGAGGGCGGTGCCGAGGAGGGCGGCCACGGCGGTCGGCCAGCCGATGACGCGGCCGCGCGCCGCTGCGATCGGGGTGAGGATCAGCGAGAGGGCCCAGCCGATCAATCCCGGCCACTGCCAGCCGGCGGCCGTGACGGTGAAGGAGAGGAAACGGTCGTCGACCGCCGCGACCTGGGTGTCCGGGAGGGTCTGTTCGAGCGCCAGCAGGACGAAGTCGGCGGCCATCAGCGCGGAGAAGGTGGTCAGCCCGACGATCACCGCGATCCAGGCGATCCGGGCCGGGACCGCGCCGCGCTGCCGGATCGGGGCGAGCAGGCCGAGCAGGCCGGGGACGAAGAGGACCCACGCCCAGTGCAGCAGGATCGAGTGCGCCTGTACCGCGCCGGGATGCTGCCGGTAGATCCCGTAGCCCTGGTCGTCGCCGAGAGCCGGATCGATTCCGGTCGCGACCGCCAGCAGGATCGGCGCCACCACGAGGCAGCCGGCCGGGAAGATGCGAGAGAACGACATGGATCGGACGGTAGGAAGCGGCTGCCGCGCGGTCGTCCCCACGGAGGACGAACCGGTCTCCTCCTCGTGGGGGATCCGCTGCCCGGGGCCCGGCCCCTACGGTCAAGGCGTGGCTCTGCATCGGACGGACATCGCGGTGGCCGCGGCGTTCGCCGTGTTCGCGCTGGTCGAGGAGTTCACGATCGCGATGCCGGGCGGCTGGTGGCCGTTCGCACTCGCCGGGTTCACCACGCTGATCCTGTTCCGGCGGCGGATCCCGATGCTCGCGATGATCCCGAACGCGCTCGCGGCGACGAGCCTGTTCTACGTCGAGGCGACGATCGCCGGCGAGAACACGGTGAACTTCCGCCTCTGGCAGGTCGTGTCGATGATGATCATCGCGTACACGGTGGGCCGGGAACGCGGCGCGCGGGGCATCCCGGTCATCGCGTTCACCTTCGTCATGTACTGGAGTTTCAACCCCGGCGATCCGATGGCCGACCTCTTCTTCCCGATCGCGCCGTACGTGCTCGGCCTGGCCGTGGCGACGCAGGCCCGGCGCACCGCGGCGTCCGCGCGGACCATCGCCGACCTGCGGGAGCGGCAGGCCCGGGAGGCGGTGACCGAGGAACGCGTCCGCATCGCCCGCGAGCTGCACGACATGGTGGCGCACAGCGTGACCGTCATGGTGATCCAGGCCGGTGTGGTGCGCCGCCGGATGGAGGCGGGCCTCGACGTCGACCACGAGCTGCTGCGCGGCATCGAGTCGGGCGGCCGGGAGGCGGTCGGTGAGCTGCGCCGGACGCTCGGCCTGCTGCGCGGCGACGAGAGCGAGACGGCGCAGCCCCCGGCCGGGCTGGACCGCCTCGACGAGCTGATCGCCCAGGTCCGCGAGGCCGGCCTGACCGTCACCCTGCGCCGGGAGGGCGAACCGTCCCCGCTGTCGCCGGCGGCGGACCTGTCCGCGTACCGGATCGTCCAGGAGGCGCTGACCAACGTGCTGAAACACGCCGGACCGGCCCGGACCACCGTGGAGATCGGCCATCACCCGGGCAGCCTGCGGATCTCCGTGGTGAACGACGGCCCGGTGACGGCGATGAGAACCGGCGGGCAGGGGCTGATCGGGATGCGGGAGCGGGCCGCCCTCTTCGGCGGCGAGCTGACGGCCGGCCCCCGGGACGGCGGCGGCTTCGAGGTGCGAGCGAGACTTCCCCGGTGAGCATCACCGTCGTCATCGCCGATGACCAGCGCATGGTCCGCGCCGGGCTGCGCATGGTGATCGAGACCGAGCCGGACATGACGGTCGTCGGCGAGGCCGGTGACGGCGCCGAGGCGGTGGCCGTGGCGCGGCGGCTGCGCCCGGACGTCGTGCTGATGGACATAGCGATGCCCCGCCAGGACGGTCTCACGGCCACCGGCGCCCTGCTCAGGACCGCGAGCCCGCCGCGGATCATCGTGCTCACCACGTTCGACACCGACGACAACCTCTATCGAGCGCTACGAGCCGGCGCCGGCGGCTTCCTGCTGAAGGTCTCCTCGCCGGAGCACCTGATCACAGCGATCCGGGTGGTGGCGGCCGGCGACTCGCTGCTCGACCCGGCGGTCACCACCCGGGTGATCGCGGCCTTCGCGGGCCGGCCCGGGCCGGTGCCGCCGCCCGAGTTCGGCGAACTGACGCCCCGGGAGGCCGACGTACTGCGCCTGATGGCCCGGGGCATGTCGAACGCGGAGATCGCGGCGGCCCTCACCGTGGGCGAGGCGACGGTGAAATCGCATGTGGCACGTGTGCTGATGAAACTGAGTCTGCGGGACCGGGTTCAGGCGGTGGTCTACGCGTACGAATCAGGCTTGGTCCGTGCTGGTGAATCCGGATGAATGCGAAAAGACGACAAGCCCGAGATGCGGCGGCATCCCGGGCTTGCAAGCGGCTGATCAGCCGACGTCAGTAGCCTTCACCGGCGAATCCCGGCGATGTCAGCGGTAGTACCCGCCGCCACCGACACCGGCGTTGAAGCCGAAGCCCCAGGAGCCGTAGCCGTAGCCCGGGTAGTAGCTGCCACCGACGCCACCGTAGAAGTTGAAGCCGAGGCCGAGCCAGTACGACGAGTTGTAGCCGCCGTAGTAGCGACCCGGGTAGTAGCGGTCGTCGTTGTTGATGATGACAACGTCGGGGTGGTCACCCGAGTCGATGTCAGCGACGGAAGCGGCGTAGCCGCCGTGGTCCTTGTTGCACTTGACGTCGGAAGCCTGGGCCGGTCCGGCCAGCGCGAGGCTCGCGCCGGTGGCCAGCAAAACGCCCCCGAGGAACAGAGCCGTGCGACGCATGATTTTTCCTTTCGGAGATGATTTGACCGGGACCAAGTCTGTCTTCTCCGAAGTTGCATTGCGCCGATTTTCCGGGATAAAGGAACAATGGTGCATTTTTTCCCGATTTTAGGTACGCGGCTGTCGGCAGGCGTCTAGGGTCGTCCCGGGACCGCCGCGTACCCGTGCCGGTCTACAGGCGGATGCCGAGCAGCCCGTCCACCGTCCGCGCCACCAGAGCCGGCGCCTCGGTGTCGTCCCCGGCCCCGGCCAGCGCGGCCTCCGCCCAGGCGTCGACGACCGCGAGCGCGGCCGGAGCGTCGAGATCG comes from the Actinoplanes sp. OR16 genome and includes:
- a CDS encoding DUF6232 family protein: MSVFYRGPRVLITDEFFEVAGLRRFPVRALRDVHIVRYQAPGAGAHQVMGLSALAGAVVAIPLVGRESAVLGAVIVIVLLVHAAFSLSRRPPPRWDLVAVCGQEYARLFSSSDQREFEQVCRGLQRSLERLAREAG
- a CDS encoding GntR family transcriptional regulator, which gives rise to MTINPGSPEFPHRQISNQLKERVRRGDWQPGERLPSIPAMAEMFGVAKQTVQRAVDQLRVEGILITKPGSGTYVRGTRRRLNRLSRGRYGLHRGYHADLAARYRQQLVRVGREPAPPEVADAFGVRDGTELLVRRHVVRTDEATVELGASWFRVTDASGTSLERLEAFGRPLYQEAEEAIGRRYAQATDTISARQPSREEAEILQIRPDTPVLHLLHVAFDESRKPIEVAQATWPGPMTTLTEEYRIPEPAADPDPDPGLSLA
- a CDS encoding alpha/beta fold hydrolase → MRWLIPVMIWGALSAWWTPRGPLTTLEAITTIAASFVVGALAARSRWAFLTAPLLYAVTVELVRIRTTGPSVDLPHLSPFGAISLVTGRGVHGVLALLPMILGVWCGRGRRRITRGVPLVLLTALITAFAIPARTAPIAGGIAELTKVDGLPLMIRGADPAKPVLLFVPGAPGSSERAAMRTALPGLERHFVVATMDRRAFPSPDVTVDDETADVLTVTAYLSRRFQQPKIYLLAYSGGSIPGALAAFREPWRYAAYIGTGQAVDLLASDRIFYADILSWARADGRAGVVEQLEEQGFPPYEKFWGYEPFLLHENAAYDQRATDLGLGAPEYSLLDKAHALTAMVDTWDTLYPRLQDVDLRRDVPRLEVPAYFLQGGDEMRGLAELFDPWYRALRAPSKQLYVIPGAGHRAIFEEPGAAVSVLARISGQ
- a CDS encoding sensor histidine kinase, encoding MFFALLVPDPGDATVRDRVADGIAIVLALLYGSVMIVLGDATRPGALLSWPVDVAVGAACTAALLLRRRHPVAVTAALLPFGAISVMATGPILIALFSAAIRCRPPLVLALGAVNVAAAGVYFVLHGDPAFDVWVDFAMRGLVTAAAIGWGLFTQAYRRLTASLREQAARLTAEQQLRAEQAKLTERARIAREMHDVLAHRMSLISLHAGALEVRGTVSPEELSLAAGAIRTGAHEALEELRSVVGVPRSSQPEPPQPGLADVPVLVAGVREAGMTIDFRSAVPADGPPVVLGRAAYRIIQEGLTNARRHGSGPAASVRLLGTAGQTLRITVTNPLPHRPPAPSAASSGRGLVGITERVELAGGTVRFGPVRGAFELEAELPWPA
- a CDS encoding response regulator transcription factor, whose protein sequence is MSAAGVVAGGRPIRLLLVDDDPLVRAGLRILVGGSGDIEVVGEAGDGAEAVTAAEAHWPDVVLMDVRMPRVDGLAATRRIRGRANAPHVIVLTTFDVDDYVLEALRGGASGFLLKDTPPREILQAVRAVASGAAILSPTAIRRLIDHVADPAAGTRRARARSRLAELTGRETEVAVLVGRGRSNAEIAAELSMGVPTVKGHVSRLLTKLDLNNRVQIALLVHDAELL
- a CDS encoding sensor histidine kinase, with the protein product MALHRTDIAVAAAFAVFALVEEFTIAMPGGWWPFALAGFTTLILFRRRIPMLAMIPNALAATSLFYVEATIAGENTVNFRLWQVVSMMIIAYTVGRERGARGIPVIAFTFVMYWSFNPGDPMADLFFPIAPYVLGLAVATQARRTAASARTIADLRERQAREAVTEERVRIARELHDMVAHSVTVMVIQAGVVRRRMEAGLDVDHELLRGIESGGREAVGELRRTLGLLRGDESETAQPPAGLDRLDELIAQVREAGLTVTLRREGEPSPLSPAADLSAYRIVQEALTNVLKHAGPARTTVEIGHHPGSLRISVVNDGPVTAMRTGGQGLIGMRERAALFGGELTAGPRDGGGFEVRARLPR
- a CDS encoding response regulator transcription factor, whose amino-acid sequence is MVRAGLRMVIETEPDMTVVGEAGDGAEAVAVARRLRPDVVLMDIAMPRQDGLTATGALLRTASPPRIIVLTTFDTDDNLYRALRAGAGGFLLKVSSPEHLITAIRVVAAGDSLLDPAVTTRVIAAFAGRPGPVPPPEFGELTPREADVLRLMARGMSNAEIAAALTVGEATVKSHVARVLMKLSLRDRVQAVVYAYESGLVRAGESG